Sequence from the Besnoitia besnoiti strain Bb-Ger1 chromosome Unknown contig00014, whole genome shotgun sequence genome:
TGTCTCCTGTCGTTAATCTCCAACAGGTGGCGCCTCTCTCTACGAAGTCCTCTAATCCAGAGCTAACGTTTACTTCGCTGGCGGGCACCCACCGGCAGCTGGAACAGCGGCAGGCTGGCTTAGCGCCTCAACCTGTTGCCGTCCTTCAGAGAGACGAAACCCGTCCTTCTGGTACTGTTGGTCGATCCGGTACGTCAGCTCCTCTTGGCTGTTGGTAAGGGCCCTCAAACGTCGCTTACGGTGAAGGACGTCCGCACTTTCATTCTCGTCAGCGTGTGGTTCCCACCTTCTGATTGCTCGAAAAGCACTGCTAGCGCGCTGCAGTTCTTCTGCCTGTGTTGCTGAATCTAGAGTCTCACAGCGCGTGTCGACTGCGCTGACGAGTCCTCTGAATTCGAGAATTCCTCGCTCTGTTCCCTCAGCTGTCACGTAGCAAACACCTAACTTCGGGGGCAGGAATGAGAAGTCGCCGTGCGTTCTGCCGTGTGCTTCATGCGTCTGCCGTTCCCCTGGTAGGCGGAGTGTGTGCGTCGCTCCCAGCGCTTTCCAGTGACCAGGGAGTTTTCTCCGAACCCCAGCTACCTCACGGCCTTTGCAACGCCCCTCGCACCCAGCCCTTTGCAACCCTGGCGGGGAGTGTGGAACTCCGCAGTCATATGCATCGGGATCGGGATGCGTGTCCTGCAAAGAGACACACTGCCCCTGGAACCCCCGCCTCCCTCATTACGCGTCCGCTGCGTGGTGAGACTGTaccctcttcttcggcgttgGAGAAGTCAGCGCGTAGCTGCTCTCCTAAAATCGTCAACGGAacctctccttcgccgagGTGGCAGGCGGGCGCCCTAAAGAGCGGTTCCGTTTCAACCCTGGAAAAGCGTTCGCCTATTGACAGGCCATCACGGACCCATTCAACGGAGAGGGGCGTGCACGCAGTTCGTAGCGGCTTCCGATACCCTACTGCGGTCTTCCACGATGCGCGCTATGCAGATGGGGAAGCAACTGCTTCGTTCTTCGACCATTCCCGGTGCCCGGCACAATCGCCCGGGAGGCCGTCAACAGCTCGATCTGCATGGTCACGTCCAGCTGGTTTAACGATTGGCAGCCCGAAGCTGTCGAcgaagaacgtctggagcGCGTGCGGGACCGTTGTACCCGAAGCCAGAGTCGCCATGCTAAGTGTTTTGATGAAGCGAATCAACGACATGAAAGCACGCCCTGTTGGGACGTAGCGACAACGTGCAACTGAAGAATTAATGGTGTACACACAATGCCCTATAAAGGACGTCTTCGTCAACGGCGGTGGGCACTGACCAACCAGGTTGCGTCTCTGTGCCTCGCTGGGACTTCCACTGCTATTCCAAAGCCTGCTACTCTAGGGGAACCTCCGTTGTTGAGGCCGCAAAGCTGTAACTTCTACCGTCTGGGAAGCGGCGAGTTGCCGCCATGCTGGCTACACCCTAAAACGAACAGAGTGACACGTACTTGTGGTCGCCAAACGCTCGTGTCACTGCCTGTAAGCCCCATCACCTGAAAAAAAGCAACTCGCCTGTGCGACGACGTGAGGCGCAGCATACGCGTTTTCTCCGAACCATGTTGACGCGCTTTCCTCGTCAGTCGGTCTGCACGGAACCGTTTACCTCCGAAGGGCCTATTGTAACACGTGCGCATTGCAACTTGACGCCTGCAAAGCGCCTCTAGAGTGGCGGCACGAACCTTCACGTTACAGTTCTGGTTTCGCATTTACTCTGGGCAATAAGTTCTAGGTGTTGAACTCGTAGTTGCCCCCATCGGTGGTCGGCTTTCGAAGACACCTTGCGTCATCACGAGCGTTTCTAGTGCTGAGTTTCCTGCCAGCTATCCTACGTCCAGAAAAGTGGTTAATCGTCAAAAAGTATGGCGTCGTGGCCGAGCTTTTGACTATATTAGATCGCTGCTCGTCCGTGATTTCCGCATAGAGCAGGGTAGCATCTTCAGGTGTAGAGGACAGCAATCCGCTCGCTCTGTCACATGCTCCCACACTCGGGCTCTGACAGTGTCCACAAATCCAGCATATCCCCCTCATGCCCGTCAAGTGGGGAGTCCTCGCGTTTCTCATCTTCGCATGGAGAGCTCATTCATGTGCTGGGGACAGTCGGAATCCTGGAATCTTGTTATCACTGTTCACGATTGTTCGTCGGGGGCCGCCTGCACAGTCCAAAATAGCTGGTCTTGTTGTTTCTACTGATGTCACCAAGACGTGCGATGCGTTCGGGAAATAGCGGAGTGGAGTCTGAAATTGGCTCAGACGGAGTTCCACAACTAACCAGGAGCAGCCGTGAACCTGTCAGATGCCGCAGTCAGTGGCAGGAGCGAAGGTTAGCAACTGGAGCTGCCTTGAATGCTGCTATCGCTACCGGTCACCTACCGGGGATGTATTTCGGGGGTTACGGGCACTACATCACGTGGCAGCCGAGCAGTTGACTGCAGAGTCGTTTGCGAATCAACGCACTTCAAGCAGCTAGGACTACCAGCCAGTTAGACTGTCAATAGCATATCTACCAAACTTAATTCCTGAGATTATCATTCTCGCGAACATTGTTCGCCGCGTAATACAAAACGGGGGCAGGTCACCCCCGGGCGCAGACCCCGCTGAAGCTTTCCTGTAGCGGAAATTCGCAAAGCAGAAGAGAATTGACTGACGCACTTACACATCATCCAGAGAAAGGAGATCCCCGAACGTCTGAACTTTTAGCGTtgaaagaagaagcggagtGCCCTCTTGACACGTAGCGGTGCTGGAAGATGTTCTTGTTTGGCAAACTCTGCTAGCACATCCTTTACCGGCTTGCCCCTGTCGTCCAGCAGCCATGTCTGCACGCAACACCTCACACACAAAGCACCTGCACGTGTGTGGgcgagaaagcagaggcgaCTCCAGTGGCCTTTACAGACTCCAACACTGGCCCAGAATGCAAAGCCGTCCGCCATGCTCTCAATTTGAAATGGGGACACTCGGCGGGACCAGATGAGAGATGCTACTCCGGCTCCTACTTAGTCGCAACCTAAGGGTCTCCTCTACACGAAAGCGTTGACGCGTGAAATCCGTTGCGGGAGAGACGAATTGCTCACGGCTGTgtgcccccctcccctcgaCAGGGTTGTGAATGCAGTGATGCGCGTCGCAACACAGTTTACCATGGCACACCAAAGATGCTACGAAGACCGTTGCAGATACGCGCCAAAGACACGCATTCCAGGACAGCAGAGCACGCAGCACGTGGGGCTAATCAGGGCCCGTGTGCGCGTTGGCTAGCTCACTTCTACGCGCCTTAATGAATTAAGCGTCTGTACTAACTGATCTCAGACCCTCACGTTGCACGCCATAGGTTGTTGTCAGAGGCAACCCAGAGCCGCAACTGCATGCCGAGTCACGAAGGCAAGCGGCACTGACGGGTATCCATCTCTGCGTTTCAGGCACTGTACGATTTCTCAGTGCCCTGCGACATCCCCAATCTctatgttcttaatgcctgctttgtgTAGAGCTAGGTGATGTGTTGCTACCACTGCTCTGCCGAGCGAAAGCCATTACCTGTTCGGACAGAACAACTTCCTTGAACCACTTTTTCAATCTGCCTGCCACCATCTTCTCTATGACGGCTGGCGGCTTTCCGCTTCCCTCTGCCTGAGCACGGCAAGCGCGAACCTCGCGCTCGTACAGATCTCGATCCAAGGAGGCCACATCCTAAAAACAAAAACAATCGAGATTGCACAGCACCATAAGATCGGCAGTCTTGTTTGAGCAGCATGAGCACAACTCAACAGAGACGAATTGCTCACGGCTATgtgcccccctcccctcgaCAGGGTTGTGAATGCAGTGATGCGCGCCGCAACACAATTTACCATGGCACACCAAAGATGCTACGAAGACCATTGCAGATACGTGCCAAACACATGCACTCCAGGACAGCAGAGGAGGTGGTGCATGTTGCGGTTGGCCTTTCTTTCAAAAAATTGATTACCTGAGCAAATAAAAAATCTTACCAGAACACTTTTCATGTTAATTATAAATACAACAATGTTTTCAAGTACTTTAGTTGAAAAATCACAGTTTTCCTGTTTGCGTAAACCCTAGTTCTCTTCAATGATTCAGTACAGGAAAAAGGTAAAAACGTGAGCCTTCAATACTGCTATTCTTAAAGATTTTTTCTCAAAAATCTTTCCACGTTCATCAAAGTTGTATTATACTTAATAGAAATCGGGCTGTACCCACCGGCAGGAGGTTACAGATGCCACACATGTTGATCCTCGGTGTTCTCTGATGCCGTGACTGAACTGCAGGCTCTGATCCGCTCCGGTGAGCATCAAAGCTGACTAGCGAAATTGAGAGACTGCGCCAAAATGAGACTCACCACAGCTAGGGGTTTTGATGCTGCGACCTGCATGCCGATCTTCTCTGCCATTCCAGTAAGTTTATCCGCTCTTTCCCTCGCCTCACTGCAGTGGTTCGGTCTGCACCCGAGTTGTCCTTGTTTCCGCATTTGCTGCTCTGCTGCGGGCCGGCCTCGTTCTCCTGTCGCGGCCGACATCTCTAACTCCACCAGCACGCCTATACTTCCAACGTTGTCGCCCATTCTGTCATGCAGGTACAGTCCCACAGCGCCTTTTCCCACGTGTGACGCCAGACTTGCGGCGTCCTCGATGACAATTCGCTCTCCGACCAGAGAGCTGAGGAAATGTAGCTCGTCGCGAACCAAGCGACCCCGTTTGCTGTGTCCTTCGTCGGGCGTTCCGACGTCCTCATCAGGCATCTTGCCTGTGGCAGAAGGTACGCCATGCACCGCCCGTCCTCCCGCTTTGCCTGAAGAAGGCCAGGAGGCGTTCAGAAGGTACTTGACGAGAGCAGGTCCTGACTCAGGGAATGCCGGAGATGCCGATCGCGTTCCTGATGAATCTTCAGGCGCGCTGTACTCGGATTCTCCTAGGCTCTCGCTTTGCTCCACCGCAGTTCTGCTTGCGATTTTTCTACGAGCAAGATCTGCGAGGATGGTAGCCGCGCGCTGGGCGAAAGACTTGACTTGGTCATTCCTAGCAACAAAATCTGTATCGCAGGTTACCTTGATCATCACTTTTCCCTCCCATTCTCCGGCAtccccgcccgcctccgcgtcgacTCCTGCCCCCTGCTTCTGGGCGCAcgtggcgtcgcctccgtcgcgtgCTTCCGCTGCGGACTTCAAATCACCGCCTTCCGCTGTCTGGTTCACTGTTGCCTCATCTCCGTCACGCCGCGCATttggcgcgcgcgacgaagcgccggcggatCTGACAACTCGCGCCCTCCACGAAGCAACCGCTATCACCCCTTCTCGTCCATGATTGGCGCTGAGGctggccgccgctgccgctgccgcccccgccgcagagccgcgctgccggagccagtccacggcgccgcggatgTCTCCGTTTGAGGCCGCGAGAGCCTCTTTGCAGATGGACACGCTGCTGTTGGTCAGGGCACGAAGTTTCTTCAACAGCTCCAAAGATGAcgacgcaggaggcgaggaagcagccgAATCCGCGGAAGTAGGGGCTGCGGCTACGCACGAACTAGAGCgaccgcccgccgcgcacgcggccgaAGAAAACAGGAAAGAATGAGGCAAACTAGCCACATtcagcgcagcaggcgaagacAGAAAGGCCTtatgcggcgacgcgggcacTACCGCGCAAGGAGACACACCATGGGGGTCTTCAGATGCCGTTACTGCACAGAGGGGCTCTAACTGAGACAACCCCTTCGCCCCCTGGGAGGCAGCAAGCGTCAGAGGCGCGCTCCCTTTGGTCCTCAAGGTCTTCACACTTGAGAACACAGGAGCTGCAAGGAAGTTCGCATTTGAGACCAGAGGAGCTgagacgaagcagcagcCAAGAAGCGGGTCGGTAACGTTCGGGTCCCGACACCCTAGCGATTGTCCTCCatcggcgcggaggcggtggtaagcacgcagcggctgcaaGGTGGAAACTGGATGGGAAACAGGAAacgagcgcggcgacaggcacGCGAGGTATGAGCGGAAGGACGGCGGCGTACAAGAATTGGACGTCGCGACCCGATGGAAGCTAAAGTGCCCATAGACAGAATGTCGTTGCCCTCGGGCAGCCCCTCGGCGTTCCAGCGAACACCAGAGGGCGCGacacgtcgccgcctctACATCCCTGTTCTGTGCAAGCTGAGGAAAATTGTAGGGGGGAGCGGGAAGAGCCGCGGGTTGTTCTGGCGTCTTCAGCGTGAGAACGGAGAACGGAAGGTGCaggaggaaaaaagaaagggcgcagccgcacacgACTGAGGCCAGCATGGAGAGGATGGGGTAGTGACGTTGCGGAGAAGGGGTGAGAAAGAGGACTGAGATGAACACGCCACCGAGCTTAGCAATCGAGCGAAACCAAAAGCATCCTAGGCACGGAAGTGTAGTATTTCGGGGGTTCTGAGCTCCGTCCTTACGATAGACTTAAACTTCGAATGACCTCAACTGCAGTCTAAAGCAGTGTCTCATGAAAGCCTAGGCTCGGACAAAAAGGGTTCTTCATAGTGCTGCACACGATCGGGGTATTTCGCAGCGGAGTGGTACGTGTATCAAGCTCGTGGCCACGTGCTGCAACCTTGAATCCCCTCCACGTTCCTCCGGCTAGCGCAAAAGGATCTATCTTCAGTACAAGAGAAACCCTGTATGGAGAAAGTCAGAGATGGATACGTCCAATTACAAGGATGACCTGTACAGCTAGAATCCCGGGTATCCTCGGGTTCCGTCGACGCGTTGCCCTGGGCACGATGGGGAGACGTCCAACAAGCTTCTTCACAAATAAGGAGTCCCACATCATTACCCCAGTGCGGACAGCTTGAGCACCCACGTGgccagcagagagagcaCATTCACTTGTCAAGGATGCAAGGGGTGAGCGACAGACTGCCGGTACAGACGTACACAAGGCTAGCCCATTCACCCAGTCGCTTCTGACGAAAGAAGACGCACATTTACGGTCAGAGAATCGACGCAGTCTGCAGCGGAGAGGTCGGCTCAGTTTGTCGCAAGTGAACGGTACTACCACGACCCGCCTATGTTCCGGTCCTGCATATTTTTTTTAGCGATGTTGCTCGACAAGACGGCGCAGttacatatatgcatgcgcagtGCGCCGCGGTCCCCAGCAGCCGATACGGCGCCGGACCACCAGCGAGCTTGTTGCTCCTGTGAAGACACATGAGGCTACAGCTTAGAAAAAAGCCTCTCTAGCCATATCCCTGCGTGTGTCCTTGCACGTGCGCCTGTCTCAAGCCTTTTTCGTGGCAGCAGTAGTTCAGTCATCCAAAGGCATAGGCTTGAGAAACAGAAACTGCCTTGCCCGAAGGTGTGACTGCTGCTGCTCTGTCTggtgggcgcggcggcgaatgGGTGAGCGGGTCGCGCTTCCTTTCGGAGCAGTTTGAGATTCCCCAAATGCTACAACAGACCTTACGCCGGCAGAAAATTATCCTCGTT
This genomic interval carries:
- a CDS encoding putative elongation factor TS (encoded by transcript BESB_025460), yielding MLASVVCGCALSFFLLHLPFSVLTLKTPEQPAALPAPPYNFPQLAQNRDVEAATCRALWCSLERRGAARGQRHSVYGHFSFHRVATSNSCTPPSFRSYLACLSPRSFPVSHPVSTLQPLRAYHRLRADGGQSLGCRDPNVTDPLLGCCFVSAPLVSNANFLAAPVFSSVKTLRTKGSAPLTLAASQGAKGLSQLEPLCAVTASEDPHGVSPCAVVPASPHKAFLSSPAALNVASLPHSFLFSSAACAAGGRSSSCVAAAPTSADSAASSPPASSSLELLKKLRALTNSSVSICKEALAASNGDIRGAVDWLRQRGSAAGAAAAAAASLSANHGREGVIAVASWRARVVRSAGASSRAPNARRDGDEATVNQTAEGGDLKSAAEARDGGDATCAQKQGAGVDAEAGGDAGEWEGKVMIKVTCDTDFVARNDQVKSFAQRAATILADLARRKIASRTAVEQSESLGESEYSAPEDSSGTRSASPAFPESGPALVKYLLNASWPSSGKAGGRAVHGVPSATGKMPDEDVGTPDEGHSKRGRLVRDELHFLSSLVGERIVIEDAASLASHVGKGAVGLYLHDRMGDNVGSIGVLVELEMSAATGERGRPAAEQQMRKQGQLGCRPNHCSEARERADKLTGMAEKIGMQVAASKPLAVDVASLDRDLYEREVRACRAQAEGSGKPPAVIEKMVAGRLKKWFKEVVLSEQTWLLDDRGKPSPSVGACDRASGLLSSTPEDATLLYAEITDEQRSNIVKSSATTPYFLTINHFSGLARCRYVPTGRAFMSLIRFIKTLSMATLASGTTVPHALQTFFVDSFGLPIVKPAGRDHADRAVDGLPGDCAGHREWSKNEAVASPSA